In a single window of the Methanofollis ethanolicus genome:
- a CDS encoding nucleotidyltransferase family protein yields the protein MTAHLQTDDLRRLQERTAWIRKHFGVERIGIFGSVARGENTPASDIDILVEFAIGKATFQNFMALIAYLEDLFGRRVDLVTTGGIDPYLRPTIEGACDLV from the coding sequence ATGACCGCTCACCTCCAGACCGATGACCTCAGGCGATTGCAGGAGCGAACGGCCTGGATCAGGAAGCACTTCGGCGTGGAGCGGATCGGGATCTTCGGCTCCGTCGCCCGGGGGGAGAATACCCCGGCGAGCGATATCGACATCCTCGTCGAATTCGCGATTGGGAAGGCGACATTCCAGAACTTCATGGCCCTGATCGCGTACCTGGAAGACCTCTTCGGCCGGAGGGTCGACCTGGTCACCACAGGCGGGATCGATCCCTACCTCCGCCCGACAATCGAAGGCGCTTGTGATCTGGTGTGA
- a CDS encoding ribonuclease HepT family protein, producing the protein MRREEVFLRHSAEEMAFLEEQCGAITFDDLVHDEVLKRSVLRS; encoded by the coding sequence GTGAGGCGTGAAGAGGTCTTCCTCCGCCATAGTGCAGAGGAGATGGCTTTCCTGGAGGAGCAATGCGGCGCTATCACCTTCGATGACCTCGTCCACGACGAGGTGCTCAAACGATCGGTTCTCCGGAGTTGA
- a CDS encoding HepT-like ribonuclease domain-containing protein: protein MIGEAAKNLPPPFREAHPEVPWKAMAGMRDRLIHAYLGGRSVWDVITHEIPAQKPLIHALLDICDA from the coding sequence TTGATCGGCGAGGCGGCAAAGAACCTCCCCCCGCCTTTCAGGGAGGCGCACCCCGAGGTTCCCTGGAAAGCAATGGCAGGGATGAGGGACCGCCTGATCCATGCCTATCTGGGTGGGAGAAGCGTCTGGGACGTCATCACCCACGAGATCCCGGCACAAAAACCCCTGATCCATGCGTTGCTCGACATCTGCGATGCCTGA
- a CDS encoding AbrB/MazE/SpoVT family DNA-binding domain-containing protein encodes MDIGITRLSSKGQIVIPASMRKDLVEGTHLLIIREGGRFIVKPLDELEPELKEDIIFAERTEKAFKEFKKGTFTRKSDVDFINDLESW; translated from the coding sequence ATGGACATTGGCATCACCAGACTGAGTTCGAAGGGGCAGATCGTCATTCCGGCATCTATGAGGAAAGATCTTGTCGAGGGGACACACCTGCTCATCATCAGGGAGGGCGGCCGTTTTATCGTAAAACCCCTTGATGAACTGGAGCCGGAGCTAAAAGAAGACATTATCTTTGCAGAGAGAACAGAAAAGGCATTTAAGGAGTTTAAAAAAGGTACATTCACCAGAAAGAGCGATGTCGATTTTATCAACGATCTTGAATCATGGTGA
- a CDS encoding type II toxin-antitoxin system RelE family toxin, with translation MVTVAYDASFKKTIKKIRDRTTKNRVKQQIIRIVNDPAIGKPMRYGRKQTREVYIPPFRLSYCYDQQRDLLVFLDLYHKDEQ, from the coding sequence ATGGTGACCGTTGCCTACGATGCGTCCTTCAAGAAAACGATCAAAAAGATCCGTGATCGCACGACGAAGAACCGGGTGAAGCAGCAGATCATCAGGATCGTCAATGATCCGGCGATCGGAAAGCCGATGAGGTACGGCAGAAAGCAGACGAGGGAGGTATATATCCCCCCATTCCGGTTATCATACTGCTATGATCAGCAGAGGGATCTGCTGGTCTTTCTGGATCTGTATCATAAGGATGAACAGTAA
- a CDS encoding glucose-6-phosphate isomerase family protein — protein sequence MKTIILAGGSGTTPPGRPISEGRSMTTPLADLWPGPLPVPAVRTADEMRCVLADPAAPCDGPLYFMYRDLALTPEDRTWLYEQGIRFDLTVIPPATLGGEYVKTKGHYHPENEAGVGYPEVYQVLAGEAHYLLQIKDLSDVVAVTARAGDVVLVPPGYGHVTINAGEEVLVMANLVSTRFESQSATQGGLETVVMANLVSTRFESEYGFYEERHGAAYYEMEGEGWVRNARYGTLPALRSVSAGDVPQTPVIHPEQPIYDLVTERKNLIFLNEPEIQIYGDCTSKRN from the coding sequence ATGAAGACGATCATCCTTGCAGGCGGTTCGGGCACCACACCACCGGGAAGACCGATCAGCGAGGGCAGGTCCATGACCACCCCCCTGGCAGACCTCTGGCCCGGCCCCCTCCCCGTCCCCGCGGTGCGGACCGCCGACGAGATGCGCTGTGTGCTCGCCGACCCCGCGGCCCCCTGCGACGGCCCCCTGTACTTCATGTACCGCGACCTCGCCCTCACCCCGGAGGACCGCACCTGGCTCTATGAGCAGGGCATCAGGTTCGACCTCACCGTGATCCCGCCAGCGACCCTCGGCGGCGAGTACGTCAAGACGAAGGGCCACTATCATCCTGAGAATGAGGCCGGTGTCGGCTACCCCGAGGTCTACCAGGTGCTCGCCGGCGAGGCGCACTACCTCCTCCAGATAAAGGACCTCTCCGACGTGGTGGCAGTGACGGCGCGCGCGGGGGACGTCGTGCTGGTGCCGCCGGGGTATGGGCACGTGACGATCAACGCGGGGGAGGAGGTGCTGGTGATGGCAAACCTCGTCTCGACGCGGTTTGAAAGTCAGAGCGCCACGCAGGGTGGCTTGGAGACCGTGGTGATGGCAAACCTCGTCTCGACGCGGTTTGAAAGTGAGTACGGGTTCTATGAGGAGAGGCATGGGGCGGCGTACTATGAGATGGAGGGAGAGGGATGGGTGAGGAATGCGCGGTACGGAACGCTGCCGGCGCTCAGGTCGGTTTCAGCCGGGGATGTACCGCAAACTCCTGTCATCCACCCAGAACAGCCGATCTATGACCTGGTGACGGAGAGGAAAAATTTGATCTTTCTGAATGAACCTGAAATCCAGATCTATGGCGACTGCACTTCCAAAAGAAACTGA
- a CDS encoding dTDP-4-dehydrorhamnose 3,5-epimerase family protein, with protein sequence MPMKPAQIEGVRIKMLKVIPDERGWLMEILRCDDEIFEQFGQVYCTTAYPGVVKAWHYHKKQTDNFTCVHGMMKVALFDARKDSPTSGALMELFVGEKNPVLISVPPGVYHGFKGIGTETAFFVSIPTLPYNYKEPDEFRLPPDTPDIPYDWGLTPGLKHG encoded by the coding sequence ATGCCGATGAAACCGGCACAGATCGAAGGCGTACGGATCAAGATGCTCAAGGTCATTCCCGATGAGCGCGGCTGGTTGATGGAGATCCTCCGCTGCGACGACGAGATCTTCGAGCAGTTCGGGCAGGTCTACTGCACGACGGCGTACCCCGGCGTCGTCAAGGCCTGGCACTATCACAAGAAACAGACCGACAACTTCACCTGCGTCCACGGCATGATGAAGGTGGCGCTCTTTGACGCCCGCAAGGACTCGCCCACCTCTGGGGCGCTCATGGAACTCTTTGTCGGGGAGAAGAACCCGGTCCTGATCAGCGTCCCGCCTGGCGTCTACCACGGCTTCAAGGGGATCGGCACCGAGACGGCATTCTTCGTCAGCATCCCGACCCTCCCGTACAACTACAAGGAGCCGGACGAGTTCCGTCTGCCCCCTGACACTCCCGATATCCCGTACGACTGGGGCCTGACCCCCGGCCTCAAGCACGGATAA
- the rfbB gene encoding dTDP-glucose 4,6-dehydratase, with amino-acid sequence MQHLLVTGGSGFIGSNFIRHMLARHPDLDIVNLDVLTYAGNQANLQDIQDDPRYTFVKGDICDASLVSAVMREHAIDTVVHFAAESHVDRSIADGSAFVRTNVLGTHTLLHAAHMHGVERFVHISTDEVYGSTVDGSFRETDNLNPSSPYSSSKAGSDLLARSYFITHGLPVIVTRCTNNYGPYQFPEKLIPLFVTNLLQGKKVPVYGTGKNIRDWLYVLDHCRAIDFVLEHGEPGEVYNIGGGEEKTNLEITHRILDLLGKDESYIEHVPDRKGHDLRYSLDYTKLRALGWEPEYDFETALKATVRWYVENEWWWRPLLH; translated from the coding sequence ATGCAGCACCTCCTCGTCACCGGCGGCTCCGGGTTCATCGGCAGCAACTTCATCCGCCATATGCTCGCCCGGCACCCGGACCTCGATATCGTCAACCTGGATGTCCTGACCTATGCCGGGAACCAGGCGAACCTGCAGGACATCCAGGACGATCCCAGGTACACCTTTGTGAAGGGCGACATCTGCGACGCCTCCCTCGTCTCTGCGGTGATGCGGGAGCACGCCATCGACACCGTCGTCCACTTTGCCGCGGAGAGCCATGTCGACCGCTCGATCGCGGACGGCTCGGCTTTTGTCAGGACCAATGTGCTCGGCACGCACACCCTCCTCCACGCGGCGCATATGCACGGGGTCGAGCGGTTCGTCCACATCTCCACCGACGAGGTGTACGGGAGCACGGTCGACGGCTCCTTCAGGGAGACAGACAACCTGAACCCTTCAAGCCCGTACTCCTCCAGCAAGGCCGGGTCAGACCTCCTGGCACGCTCCTATTTCATCACCCACGGCCTTCCGGTGATCGTCACCCGGTGCACCAACAACTACGGGCCGTACCAGTTCCCTGAGAAACTGATCCCCCTCTTCGTGACCAACCTCCTGCAGGGGAAGAAGGTGCCTGTCTACGGCACCGGCAAAAACATCCGCGACTGGCTCTATGTCCTCGACCACTGCCGCGCGATCGACTTCGTTCTGGAGCACGGCGAACCCGGCGAGGTCTACAACATCGGCGGCGGCGAGGAGAAGACGAACCTTGAGATCACCCACAGGATCCTCGACCTCCTCGGGAAGGACGAGTCGTACATCGAGCATGTTCCGGACCGGAAAGGGCACGACCTCAGGTACTCGCTGGACTACACAAAACTCAGGGCCCTCGGCTGGGAGCCGGAGTATGACTTCGAGACGGCGCTGAAGGCGACGGTCAGGTGGTACGTGGAGAATGAATGGTGGTGGCGGCCATTACTCCACTGA
- the rfbD gene encoding dTDP-4-dehydrorhamnose reductase: MVVAAITPLKVLIIGAYGMLGHDLQAAFPAATLCGHQDLDITDEAAVERYIRRVRPALVINAAAYTDVDGCEEKRDLAFAVNGEAPGHIAAACQEVGAILVHYSTDYVFDGAKTSYVESDKTNPINVYGASKLRGEEEIARCMDDYRIIRTSWLFGLHGKNFVDTILGLSQRMDQVRVVDDQVGKPTYTRDLAEKTAEIVGCPPGIYHITNDGVCSWYEFASAFIDNAVPCSSAEFPRKAKRPAYSVLVNTKTPPLRHWREALADYLIERRDRS, encoded by the coding sequence ATGGTGGTGGCGGCCATTACTCCACTGAAGGTCCTGATCATCGGGGCCTACGGGATGCTCGGGCACGACCTGCAGGCGGCCTTCCCTGCGGCCACGCTCTGCGGCCACCAGGACCTCGACATCACCGACGAGGCCGCGGTGGAGAGGTACATCCGGAGGGTGAGGCCCGCCCTCGTCATCAACGCCGCCGCCTACACCGACGTGGACGGCTGCGAGGAGAAACGGGACCTCGCCTTTGCCGTCAACGGCGAGGCGCCTGGCCACATCGCCGCCGCCTGCCAGGAGGTCGGTGCGATTCTCGTCCACTACAGTACCGACTATGTCTTCGACGGCGCGAAGACGTCGTATGTAGAATCAGACAAAACGAACCCTATCAATGTCTACGGGGCGTCGAAGCTCCGTGGCGAGGAGGAGATCGCGCGGTGCATGGACGACTACCGGATCATCCGCACCTCCTGGCTCTTCGGCCTCCACGGGAAGAACTTCGTCGACACGATCCTCGGCCTCTCGCAGAGGATGGATCAGGTGCGGGTGGTGGACGACCAGGTGGGCAAGCCCACGTACACGCGAGACCTCGCAGAGAAGACGGCGGAGATCGTCGGGTGCCCCCCCGGCATCTACCATATCACCAACGACGGCGTCTGCTCCTGGTACGAGTTTGCCAGCGCCTTCATCGACAACGCCGTCCCCTGTTCGAGCGCAGAGTTCCCCCGCAAGGCAAAGCGGCCCGCGTACTCCGTGCTCGTGAACACGAAGACCCCCCCTCTCAGGCACTGGAGGGAGGCTCTTGCCGACTATCTTATAGAGAGACGTGATCGATCATGA
- a CDS encoding sugar phosphate nucleotidyltransferase produces the protein MKGVILAGGTGSRLYPLTKVTNKHLLPVYDKPMICYPLQTLMDAGIDDILIVSGRGHVGHFLELLGSGSDMGVRLSYEIQEGAGGIAQALGLAKRWSNGDDLAVILGDNIFEDSVRDAVESFEGGARVFLKEVLDAHRFGVAEVAGDRIVSIEEKPEKPKSNLAVTGLYLYDHRVFDVIKTLKPSGRGELEITDVNNAYIGQGEMGFSVLRGFWSDAGTFDSLLRASQMVKKHMRDEKVN, from the coding sequence ATGAAAGGAGTCATTCTTGCCGGCGGGACGGGTTCCCGCCTCTACCCCCTCACCAAGGTGACAAACAAGCACCTGCTGCCCGTCTATGACAAGCCGATGATCTGCTACCCCCTCCAGACCCTGATGGACGCCGGGATCGACGACATCCTCATCGTCTCCGGACGGGGGCATGTCGGCCACTTCCTCGAACTGCTGGGCTCCGGTTCAGATATGGGTGTGAGACTCTCCTACGAGATCCAGGAAGGGGCCGGCGGCATCGCCCAGGCCCTCGGGCTTGCGAAGCGCTGGTCCAACGGCGACGACCTCGCCGTCATCCTCGGCGACAACATCTTCGAGGACTCGGTGAGGGATGCCGTCGAATCCTTCGAGGGTGGGGCGCGGGTCTTCCTGAAGGAGGTGCTGGACGCCCACCGCTTCGGGGTCGCCGAGGTAGCGGGCGACAGGATCGTCTCTATCGAGGAGAAGCCGGAGAAGCCGAAGTCGAACCTCGCTGTCACGGGGTTGTACCTCTACGACCACCGGGTCTTCGACGTCATCAAGACGCTCAAGCCCTCGGGCCGGGGCGAGCTTGAGATCACCGACGTGAACAACGCCTATATCGGGCAGGGTGAGATGGGTTTCTCGGTGCTCCGCGGGTTCTGGAGCGATGCCGGGACGTTTGATAGTTTGTTGAGGGCGAGTCAAATGGTTAAAAAACATATGAGAGATGAAAAAGTAAATTAG
- a CDS encoding class I SAM-dependent methyltransferase: MTKEDMYNEKSNIYYSNIRWDIIDLIPEGNHKVLEVGCGAGNTLIKLKEIHKAQEIYGLEMNEEIVQGHIKDINKVIVGDIEQIDPSFPEEFFDYIIFGDVLEHLIEPEKILKKYTRYLKKNGMIVASIPNIKNYTVLFDLLVRDKFEYKDSGILDRTHLRFFTKREIINMFERSNLDISKIRSNLSFPMNIVDKMLGHFISRHRLPSSSFFTIQYIVCAKRMT, encoded by the coding sequence ATGACAAAAGAGGATATGTACAATGAAAAGAGTAATATTTACTATTCGAATATTCGATGGGATATAATCGACCTAATACCAGAAGGGAATCATAAAGTACTGGAAGTTGGGTGTGGCGCAGGGAATACCCTGATAAAATTAAAAGAGATCCATAAAGCCCAGGAGATATATGGTTTGGAAATGAATGAAGAGATCGTACAAGGACATATCAAAGATATCAACAAAGTGATTGTTGGAGATATCGAACAGATAGATCCATCATTTCCAGAAGAATTTTTTGATTATATCATATTCGGGGATGTCTTAGAACATTTAATTGAACCAGAAAAGATTTTGAAAAAATACACGCGGTATCTTAAAAAGAATGGAATGATTGTTGCAAGCATCCCCAACATAAAAAATTATACTGTACTGTTCGATTTATTAGTCCGAGATAAATTTGAATACAAAGATTCAGGCATCTTAGACCGGACTCACTTGAGATTTTTTACAAAGAGAGAAATAATCAACATGTTCGAGAGGTCTAACCTGGATATATCGAAAATAAGATCAAATCTTAGTTTTCCAATGAATATTGTAGACAAAATGCTGGGCCATTTTATAAGTCGTCACAGACTGCCTAGTTCTTCATTTTTCACGATCCAATATATTGTCTGTGCAAAGAGGATGACATAA
- a CDS encoding lipopolysaccharide biosynthesis protein → MAAGLIVAIVFVFYLRGSLFHHNICRVSLFQYGKENIGIGIFILLGDFIALIFTTIDRVTVGSFFPITQFAIYAFAMTMCGLATVFLQAVAQVFFPYLAGSSGETRTKAYTLLRPVLVIFWAAVLAVYFPFSVWIRYYLPHYADSLSLMAILLCTVGFSGQINILHANFFKVYRKQRAYFVLAGVSLIGAIVLNLLAVFLFGTLTAVAATAVVSFSLWYLLNEAALRHLVEVPLKEIVRWALVISAYIGAFLGAYAVSETWVIGFCIYAVLFAGITAVCLRRETEQLWSMFREIIKRKEDV, encoded by the coding sequence ATGGCCGCCGGACTTATTGTAGCAATAGTGTTTGTCTTCTACCTGCGGGGCAGCCTTTTTCACCATAATATCTGCAGAGTCTCTCTTTTCCAGTATGGTAAAGAAAACATCGGGATCGGAATTTTTATTCTGCTGGGTGACTTTATCGCACTTATCTTCACGACAATCGACCGCGTGACCGTCGGATCGTTCTTCCCCATCACCCAGTTTGCCATCTACGCCTTTGCCATGACCATGTGCGGCCTCGCCACAGTCTTTCTTCAGGCGGTGGCGCAGGTCTTTTTCCCCTATCTCGCAGGTTCGAGCGGCGAAACCAGGACAAAGGCGTACACTCTCCTCAGGCCTGTTCTTGTGATCTTCTGGGCGGCGGTGCTCGCGGTCTATTTCCCCTTCTCCGTCTGGATCAGGTACTACCTCCCTCACTATGCTGATAGCCTTTCCCTGATGGCGATCCTCCTCTGCACGGTCGGGTTCAGCGGGCAGATCAATATCCTCCATGCCAACTTCTTCAAAGTCTACCGGAAACAACGTGCATACTTTGTTCTTGCGGGAGTCTCCCTCATCGGGGCGATTGTCCTCAACCTCCTTGCCGTGTTCCTCTTCGGTACGCTCACGGCAGTGGCTGCCACAGCGGTTGTCAGTTTCAGCCTCTGGTACCTCCTCAATGAAGCAGCGCTCCGGCACCTCGTCGAAGTGCCGCTGAAAGAGATTGTCAGGTGGGCGCTCGTGATCAGTGCGTATATCGGCGCCTTCCTTGGTGCCTATGCAGTGTCTGAAACATGGGTCATTGGGTTTTGTATCTATGCTGTACTCTTTGCCGGGATCACCGCCGTTTGCCTCCGCAGGGAGACGGAGCAACTGTGGAGCATGTTCAGAGAGATAATAAAACGGAAGGAAGATGTCTGA
- a CDS encoding glycosyltransferase family 2 protein, whose protein sequence is MEHVQRDNKTEGRCLMVCNRKNGMETAPRVSIIILNWNGWKDTIECLESVYQITYPNYDVIVADNGSENESIEKIKEYAEGKLEVTSKFFKYSGENKPFCYIEYTREETEAGSGKEGEINDLPSWKKLIIIKNGKNYGFAEGNNIAIRYALKTLNPKYVLLLNNDTVVDKRFLNELVNVAESDRRIGFVGPKTYYYDHHGRTDVINFAGGRLVMWKGKSIHIGLNEIDRGQHDGIADVDYVEGSCLLTRREILESIGLLDPTYFLYWEETDWCMRVHKAGLRLVYAPKAEIWHKVAASSKPKSNPVIEYYCTRNRSRFIMKNGSTLDKTMYSMYLFGYLSISKIFASLLFYRDLERCRFVLKGLLDGFR, encoded by the coding sequence GTGGAGCATGTTCAGAGAGATAATAAAACGGAAGGAAGATGTCTGATGGTGTGCAATAGAAAGAATGGTATGGAAACAGCCCCCCGCGTCTCGATCATCATTCTGAACTGGAATGGATGGAAGGATACGATAGAGTGTCTGGAGTCAGTCTATCAGATTACGTATCCAAATTACGATGTTATTGTTGCAGACAACGGTTCTGAGAATGAATCAATAGAGAAAATCAAGGAGTACGCTGAGGGGAAGTTAGAAGTAACATCAAAATTTTTTAAATACTCGGGAGAGAACAAGCCATTCTGTTATATTGAATACACGCGTGAAGAAACTGAGGCGGGTAGTGGGAAAGAGGGGGAGATTAACGATCTCCCATCCTGGAAAAAACTCATAATAATAAAAAATGGGAAAAATTACGGCTTTGCTGAAGGAAACAATATTGCTATTAGATATGCCCTAAAAACGCTAAATCCCAAATACGTTCTTCTATTAAACAATGATACTGTTGTTGATAAGAGATTTCTTAACGAATTGGTAAATGTTGCAGAGTCCGATAGAAGAATAGGATTTGTCGGACCAAAAACATACTATTACGATCATCATGGGCGAACCGACGTGATCAACTTTGCAGGCGGAAGGCTTGTAATGTGGAAAGGAAAGTCCATCCATATCGGTTTGAATGAAATTGATCGAGGACAACACGATGGTATCGCTGATGTTGACTATGTTGAAGGATCTTGCCTTCTTACACGACGGGAAATTTTAGAATCCATAGGTCTCCTTGATCCAACTTATTTTTTATATTGGGAAGAAACAGACTGGTGTATGCGGGTTCATAAGGCAGGATTAAGATTAGTGTATGCCCCAAAAGCAGAGATATGGCATAAAGTCGCCGCATCTAGCAAACCTAAATCAAATCCAGTAATAGAATACTATTGCACGAGAAATAGATCTCGATTTATAATGAAAAATGGATCAACATTAGATAAAACAATGTATAGCATGTATCTATTTGGATATTTGTCGATATCCAAGATTTTTGCGTCACTTCTGTTCTACCGAGATCTTGAAAGGTGTCGATTTGTCCTAAAAGGATTATTAGACGGATTCCGATAA
- a CDS encoding glycosyltransferase family 4 protein, with translation MDDPINSVSRISFLGDNQFSEFIREVLPGDPSQHAIVILISYFLKSEGASRVAEFQARELSKRGYSVIVYTFESDIDPIGYNVRIIDSWVQKYASRLNVLYRALFPFNLWKALKISLDLKKSSLIIVHQETLVIVAYFAKLFYHTQVIYWHHHIAESRFLPLKVRLYKVAISPFNWKKIKKFDQVVSISNHSKAILQHEKGIESIVIYDEIDSSRFNRNNVDEEPIRTKYHIGSDDPVILFVGRIVPTKNIHSLIVAFKIVKICLPNVKLIVVGKSYDNQYSEDLARACDLSVIFAGFVSDEELPYYYAACDVYATCSLVEGFNMPLVEAQACGKPVVAFDIGPHREVIKNGFLVDEGDIVEFGNAIIKIFSTNMIP, from the coding sequence ATGGACGATCCAATTAATTCTGTATCTAGGATATCATTTCTAGGAGATAATCAATTCTCTGAATTCATTAGAGAAGTACTTCCAGGAGATCCATCTCAACATGCAATTGTTATCTTGATATCATATTTCTTAAAATCTGAAGGGGCCAGTAGAGTTGCCGAATTTCAGGCCCGAGAATTGTCAAAACGTGGTTACTCCGTCATCGTCTATACGTTTGAATCGGATATCGATCCGATAGGATATAATGTTAGAATTATTGATTCCTGGGTCCAGAAATATGCTTCGAGGTTAAACGTTCTCTACCGCGCATTATTTCCGTTTAACCTTTGGAAAGCATTGAAAATAAGTTTAGATCTCAAAAAAAGCAGTTTGATCATTGTTCACCAAGAAACTTTAGTGATTGTAGCGTACTTTGCTAAATTATTCTATCACACTCAGGTAATTTACTGGCATCACCACATTGCCGAATCTCGTTTCTTACCTTTGAAGGTACGGCTCTATAAAGTGGCCATCTCACCTTTTAATTGGAAAAAAATTAAAAAATTCGATCAGGTAGTTTCTATAAGCAATCATTCGAAGGCTATACTCCAGCATGAAAAGGGTATCGAAAGCATAGTAATATATGATGAAATTGATTCCAGTCGGTTTAATAGAAACAATGTAGATGAAGAACCTATCCGGACAAAATATCATATCGGATCAGACGATCCTGTGATCCTCTTTGTTGGGAGGATCGTTCCTACAAAAAATATTCATTCTTTGATAGTGGCCTTCAAAATTGTAAAAATCTGTCTTCCCAATGTTAAACTCATTGTCGTTGGCAAAAGTTACGATAATCAATATTCAGAAGACTTAGCAAGGGCATGTGATCTTAGTGTCATTTTTGCTGGCTTTGTGTCTGATGAAGAATTACCATACTACTACGCTGCCTGCGATGTCTATGCAACATGTTCTTTGGTGGAGGGTTTTAACATGCCTTTAGTTGAAGCTCAAGCCTGTGGGAAACCTGTTGTTGCATTTGATATTGGGCCACATAGAGAAGTGATTAAAAACGGTTTTTTAGTTGACGAGGGAGATATTGTTGAATTTGGCAATGCCATAATAAAAATATTCTCTACAAATATGATCCCATGA
- a CDS encoding glycosyltransferase family 4 protein — MPQYTAEIANAVAENADVTVVGSNNIPADYFSKKITIIKLFDHLDFSMNHLRKVISFQNLFALISFRRIKTIGKIDPDIIHITTPLIPPLAFFLFINRIDRKYPIVYTKHGLYSNSGLFKKIFEEYVLNFSEQFLSFKKIIVHTLNDREELLAARHLEKKNVVVIPHGTYDFFTHYKKEIPEEKDTVLFFGNIREYKGLDILLSAVPTIVKQIPSLKVIIAGEGDLSPYHSLMEVCDRSTLEVHNEFIPDDLVASLFQRSALVVLPYTEMSGMSGVLNVAYAFGKPVIVSDVGGLDEAVEHGKTGLLVPPGDPLALADAIIRLLADPNLRTMMETNVRKKAEELSWESVAKKTMRIYREVSIRIT; from the coding sequence ATGCCCCAGTATACAGCGGAGATAGCGAATGCAGTCGCTGAGAATGCTGATGTAACAGTTGTTGGCAGCAACAACATCCCTGCAGACTATTTCTCAAAAAAGATAACGATAATAAAACTATTTGATCATCTGGACTTCTCCATGAACCATTTAAGAAAAGTAATCTCTTTTCAGAACCTATTTGCTCTCATTTCATTCAGGAGAATCAAAACTATCGGAAAAATAGATCCAGATATTATTCATATCACAACACCTCTTATACCGCCACTTGCCTTCTTTCTTTTCATCAATAGAATTGATAGAAAATACCCTATAGTATATACAAAACATGGGCTCTATTCGAATTCTGGACTCTTTAAGAAAATATTTGAAGAGTATGTCCTGAACTTTTCTGAACAGTTCCTATCGTTCAAAAAAATTATTGTGCACACCCTAAATGACAGGGAAGAACTACTGGCAGCACGACATCTGGAGAAAAAAAATGTTGTAGTAATCCCCCATGGCACGTACGATTTCTTTACCCATTACAAAAAAGAAATTCCTGAAGAAAAGGATACAGTTCTTTTTTTTGGGAATATCCGAGAATACAAGGGATTAGACATACTTCTCAGTGCAGTTCCAACAATTGTCAAACAGATTCCAAGTCTTAAAGTGATCATCGCCGGAGAGGGAGATCTTTCACCGTATCACTCCTTAATGGAGGTCTGCGACAGATCAACACTTGAGGTCCACAATGAGTTCATACCTGACGACCTTGTCGCCTCCCTCTTCCAGCGCTCAGCTCTTGTGGTACTGCCCTATACAGAGATGAGTGGGATGAGTGGGGTACTCAATGTTGCCTATGCATTTGGAAAACCCGTTATTGTAAGCGATGTCGGCGGGCTTGACGAAGCAGTTGAACATGGCAAGACAGGGCTGCTTGTGCCTCCAGGTGATCCTCTGGCATTAGCAGATGCGATCATCCGGTTGTTGGCAGATCCTAATTTGAGAACTATGATGGAAACGAACGTGAGAAAGAAAGCGGAGGAGTTATCCTGGGAAAGTGTTGCAAAGAAGACGATGAGAATTTATCGGGAAGTCTCAATAAGGATTACTTAA